One window of Pyxicephalus adspersus chromosome 4, UCB_Pads_2.0, whole genome shotgun sequence genomic DNA carries:
- the LOC140328054 gene encoding cysteine-rich secretory protein 2-like (The sequence of the model RefSeq protein was modified relative to this genomic sequence to represent the inferred CDS: added 63 bases not found in genome assembly) has protein sequence MKMFLTILLVANLLLQTPMANEEPTPNEGGEQKDENEQGEEKDTVITKSDIVPCESMSTHLKEVQYTIVDCHNEHRRNVKPNATNMLKMRWSEDLRESAQKWADTCNLNHSEPKDRSKNGLAYGENILMSSVCIPWHLTILQWIFEGINLIYNVGPKNNSVVGHYTQAVTDSTYEVGCGMSQCHKDGNFTAFLVCQYDPAGNQPTSLYKPYDEGPWCGACPNDCDESGKLCTNFCPYRNKAGNCEQIKQMNLCEHFEDECGAMCICKNKII, from the exons GAAGAACCAACACCAAATGAAGGTGGCGAGCAAAAGGATGAGAATGAACAGGGTGAAGAAAAGGATACA gtcATTACCAAAAGTGATATTGTGCCATGTGAAAGTATGTCAACGCATTTAAAGGAAGTTCAGTACACCATAGTAGACTGTCACAATGAACACAGGAGGAATGTGAAACCAAATGCTACCAACATGCTAAAAATG AGATGGAGCGAAGATTTAAGGGAATCAGCACAGAAATGGGCAGATACGTGCAATTTAAACCACAGTGAACCAAAGGACAGAAGCAAAAATG GACTCGCATATGGAGAAAATATACTAATGTCTTCAGTCTGTATACCTTGGCATCTTACCATTCTACAGTGGATATTTGAgggaataaatttaatttataacgTTGGACCTAAAAACAATTCTGTAGTAGGTCACTATACACAG GCAGTGACAGATAGTACGTACGAAGTGGGCTGTGGCATGTCTCAATGTCATAAGGATGGCAATTTTACAGCTTTTCTTGTCTGCCAGTATGACCCTGC aggaAATCAGCCCACATCATTGTACAAACCATATGATGAAGGCCCATGGTGTGGTGCATGCCCAAATGACTGTGATGAAAGTGGAAAGCTTTGCA CAAACTTCTGCCCATATAGAAACAAAGCTGGCAACTGTGAGCAAATTAAACAGATGAACCTGTGTGAACACTTTGAGGATGAATGCGGAGcaatgtgtatttgtaaaaataaaataatataa